The sequence CGGAGGTGGCGCTCAGCTTAGGGCAATTCCCGGATGCGGAGATTGCGGAACTTGATGGGCGAGCCTTCGGACTCGAGGCAGAGGTAGCCGCTGTTGGGCTGGCAGTCCTTGCCTCCGGAAAGCTCCACGCCATTCACCCAGAGACGGATCTCACCGTTGATGGCGCGGATGTAGTAGTGATTCCACTCGCCGTGCGGCTTGGTGTTTTCCGCGGAGGGGAAGCTGCGGACCCCATCGGGCGAGAGCGGGGGGAAAGGGGTCATCCTGGCTTTCCTGACCGGAAAAACATCGCCATGGCAGGTGAACCAATTCCCGGGCTTGCCGGAGGACTTTTCGTAGGAAGCCTTGAAACCGGGATCGAGCACCTGCACCTCTATGCCCTCGTCGGGCAGGCCTGGCTTGATGAGGGCCTCAAGCGATGACTTGCTGGTCCACACGAAGACCCCGGAATTGCCGGATTCCTTTTCGTGCATCCACTCGAGGACGAGCTCGAAGTTTTTGTATTCCTTCACGGAGCGCATCACGCCGATGGGTTGGCCGGTGCAGGAGATGAGCCTTGCGGCATCGTCGAAGCTCCATGTTTCCGGGCTGCAGTTCACGTTTTCGAAATCCGCCTCCAGCATGGGCTTCCAGCCGTCCTCGAGGCCGGTGATGGAGGCTGCGGGGACGGCCTCCGCTGCGGCGATGCATGCGGTTAGGAAAAGGGCGAAGGCACTTCGTTTTGCGGTCATGGCATGGAGCATAGGAGCGAAAGGAAATGGGGCAATTCCATTTATCCCGCCGCCAACCAGGGTTTTACCTCAGGCACCCTGGCACCAGGCCGCATCCTGATCCGTGCTTGATGTTTCCGTGCTCCCGCGCTCCATTCCGTGTGTGAGCGGAATCAGGGAGAAACAGGAACAATTGCTGGAGGATCTGGGTATCTTCCAGGACTGGACGGAGCGCTATGAATACGTGATCGGCCTCGGGAAAAAGCTGGAGCCGCTGCCGGAGGGTGCCCGCAATGCGGATCATCTCATCAAGGGCTGCCAATCGCAGGTCTGGCTGGATGCTGAGGAAAAGGACGGCCTCATGAATTTCCGCGCCGACTCGGATTCCCTCATCACCAAGGGCATGATCGCGCTGTTCATCCATGTCCTCAACGGCGAGACCCCGGATGCCATCCTCACCGCTGACATGGATTTCATCGAGAAAACCGGGCTCAAGGAGCATCTTGCGCCCACCCGCGCGAACGCCCTCAACCTGATGGCCACCCAGATGAAACAGCGGGCGCTCGCTTTTGCGAAATGACGCATTGCCGTTGACGAGCGGGGCCGGGGAGAAGAACACTGCGGGAATGTTCATCGATCACATCAGGATTCTTGCGAAAGCGGGCGACGGCGGCGACGGAGCCGTCTCATGGCGCCG comes from Akkermansiaceae bacterium and encodes:
- a CDS encoding DUF1080 domain-containing protein gives rise to the protein MTAKRSAFALFLTACIAAAEAVPAASITGLEDGWKPMLEADFENVNCSPETWSFDDAARLISCTGQPIGVMRSVKEYKNFELVLEWMHEKESGNSGVFVWTSKSSLEALIKPGLPDEGIEVQVLDPGFKASYEKSSGKPGNWFTCHGDVFPVRKARMTPFPPLSPDGVRSFPSAENTKPHGEWNHYYIRAINGEIRLWVNGVELSGGKDCQPNSGYLCLESEGSPIKFRNLRIRELP
- a CDS encoding SufE family protein — its product is MREKQEQLLEDLGIFQDWTERYEYVIGLGKKLEPLPEGARNADHLIKGCQSQVWLDAEEKDGLMNFRADSDSLITKGMIALFIHVLNGETPDAILTADMDFIEKTGLKEHLAPTRANALNLMATQMKQRALAFAK